From the genome of Perca flavescens isolate YP-PL-M2 chromosome 1, PFLA_1.0, whole genome shotgun sequence, one region includes:
- the dna2 gene encoding DNA replication ATP-dependent helicase/nuclease DNA2 isoform X3, which yields MIRSKLKKTKAQGGQKNISSFFSSQNHHKDLSSSTKLPVIGTALARTEPQVIDGETSTFRPYSPLKRSILGDLENLLPSSPDLLLSVPETPNSQIRLASSSSSRNPGRRSPQPSREVVSLAKLGQLSPICRSPRSKGQSARRLMTEKGGKTKREEGCSGSVKRLISPPQESHEAKRPRNANPPAQRTVLSPTGSNLKVTRPLIGLLKTPYFSSDQSERSEGHTRGTEVVFNENKNSFVEQRRRRDEEEEDSGFTVITEQKATGVKANGNPHTCLDKDTHTLTAHMHKPSFQAITPTTQRSAKEGEIDLIKLGATRTTMTSSNGDGDNVTSSDQGRAGENTGLASVDERLDESWFAEQMDHNEGLVTEDKSKKKRKVPDHVILSGGLNNRYWVLDVEERPGHKTLTISCSKSLHPTETCLLKDGWEMTPVCHGDVVHLEGHSDAGSWVVDREQGFLVLLPDSLISGTSISSSIRCMRRAVLGDMFKSFDGGSKQMLNGTMVHEVFQRAATAKDFSLETLSKLANQALCSPQYLGDMYSLGVSQEEMKQELHDYLPSLEHWAKEYLSSPTPKAISLKMTRSRCQDSATVVTVAELADIEENVWSPRFGLKGKIDVTARVRIQRPRSGSHSTPEERTVPLELKTGKESNSIEHRSQVILYTLMSLERYNSEAGFLLYLKTGNLHPIVAGHMDRRELLKLRNTLVHHIHNCVEKEAKRSRLSRLPEILTDRQTCQYCPQKRNCALYERVVDGSSTDVCEDVVRDFLEQETGHLIPPHLSYFSHWLLLCCLEAATMEAKNGRKRVWLQTAEESEKNGSCVGNVQLSGPVTMQSEGVFLHRFQRRSVVPQKGLASSGLASGDRIVVSDQEGRLVGLATGYLSEVSMTSISCTLDRDLSKFSGVLFRLDGDEGVVGLSTHLTNLSRLMENCQGSDHLRELVVDLRPPEFISNLSSVLPREAKDTVANILKGLNKPQKQAMKKVLLSKDYTLIVGMPGTGKTTTICTLVRILHACGFSVLLTSYTHSAVDNILLKLKRFRVGFLRLGQGQKVHPDILPYTEESARKREVHSLSELEQLYNKELVVATTCMGIKHPIFTRRRFDFCIVDEASQISQPICLGPLFYAKRFVLVGDHQQLPPIVQNQEARSLGMDESLFKRLELHSEAVVQLNVQYRMNRQIMSLSNSLMYEGRLECGSERTATALLTLPFLLSVQSELSSYSKTHPQHDLAWLQPTLLPSNPVCFLDCSMVPALESVEQGGVSNHTEAALIHKILSLLIKAGCKPSDIGVIAPYRQQLKSISALLQSSAFTGVEVNTVDRYQGRDKSLIIFSFVRSTTDEGNLGELLKDWRRLNVAITRAKHKLLMVGSITTLRRYAPVEKLLNHLQQENMIIQLPPAAHEALPSMSF from the exons ATGATCCGAAGCAAACTGAAGAAGACCAAG GCACAAGGGGGCCAGAAGAACATCTCATCCTTCTTTTCCTCTCAAAATCACCACAAg GACTTGTCATCTTCCACAAAATTGCCTGTTATTGGTACGGCACTAGCCAGGACTGAACCTCAGGTCATAGATGGTGAAACCTCGACATTCAGACCCTATTCCCCCTTAAAGAGGAGTATCCTTGGGGACCTTGAAAACCTCCTGCCCTCCTCACCAGATCTTCTCCTCTCTGTGCCTGAGACCCCCAACAGTCAGATCAGgcttgcttcatcttcttcctccAGAAATCCAGGTCGACGGAGCCCCCAGCCCAGCAGAGAGGTGGTGAGCCTGGCGAAGCTCGGCCAATTGTCTCCCATCTGTCGTAGTCCCCGCTCCAAAGGGCAGAGTGCACGAAGGCTTATGACTGAGAAGGGAGGGAAAACCAAGAGGGAAGAAGGATGTTCTGGCTCAGTAAAAAGACTCATCAGCCCTCCTCAAGAGTCTCACGAGGCCAAGAGACCAAGAAATGCCAATCCACCGGCACAAAGAACTGTGCTCAGCCCTACAGGTAGCAACCTGAAAGTAACGAGGCCTTTGATTGGCCTTTTAAAGACACCTTATTTCTCCAGTGACCAGTCTGAGAGGTCAGAGGGTCACACCAGAGGTACTGAAGTGGtctttaatgaaaacaaaaactctTTTGTGGAACAGAGAAGACgaagagatgaagaggaggaagattcTGGTTTTACTGTGATAACAGAGCAGAAAGCAACAGGGGTCAAAGCCAATGGAAACCCACACACTTGTCTGGATAAGGATACCCACACTCTTACTGCTCACATGCACAAACCTAGTTTTCAAGCTATCACACCTACAACACAGAGAAGTGCAAAGGAGGGAGAGATTGACCTTATCAAGTTAGGAGCTACAAGAACAACAATGACCTCATCGAATGGAGATGGAGACAATGTGACATCATCGGATCAGGGGCGAGCTGGAG aaaatacaggaTTGGCATCAGTGGATGAGAGGTTGGACGAGAGCTGGTTTGCGGAGCAGATGGATCATAATGAGGGTCTTGTCACAGAGGacaaatccaaaaaaaaacG TAAGGTTCCAGACCATGTGATCCTTTCTGGAGGCCTAAACAACCGCTACTGGGTTTTAGATGTGGAGGAGAGGCCTGGCCACAAAACCCTCACCATCTCTTGCTCCAAATCTCTACATCCAACTGAGACGTGTCTGCTGAAAGATGGATG GGAGATGACGCCTGTTTGTCATGGTGATGTGGTGCATCTAGAGGGCCACTCTGATGCTGGATCCTGGGTAGTGGACAGGGAGCAGGGCTTCCTGGTTTTACTACCTGATAGCCTTATCTCAGGAACCAGCATCTCTAGCTCCATTCGCTGCATGAGGCGTGCAGTACTCGGAGACATGTTCAAG AGTTTTGACGGTGGCTCCAAGCAAATGCTAAACGGCACCATGGTCCATGAGGTCTTCCAGAGAGCAGCTACAGCCAAAGATTTTTCTCTGGAAACACTGTCTAAGCTGGCTAACCAAGCCCTGTGCAGTCCTCAGTACCTGGGAGACAT GTACAGTTTGGGTGTAAGTCAGGAAGAGATGAAGCAGGAACTGCATGACTATCTGCCCTCACTGGAACATTGGGCAAAGGAATACCTCAGCTCCCCAACACCAAAAGCTATCAGTCTCaaaat GACTCGGAGCAGATGTCAGGACTCGGCAACTGTTGTCACGGTAGCAGAGCTGGCAGATATAGAAGAGAATGTGTGGTCACCGAGATTTGGTCTGAAGGGGAAAATCGACGTGACGGCACGGGTTCGAATCCAAAGACCACGAAGCGGTAGTCACAGTACCCCGGAAGAGAGGACTGTCCCCCTGGAGCTGAAAACTGGGAAGGAGTCAAACTCGATAGAGCATCGCAGTCAG GTGATTCTTTACACTCTGATGAGCTTGGAGAGATACAATTCTGAAGCTGGCTTCCTGCTTTACCTCAAGACTGGCAACCTGCACCCTATAGTGGCCGGCCACATGGACCGCAGAG AGCTGCTGAAGCTGAGGAACACCTTGGTTCATCACATTCACAACTGTGTGGAGAAAGAGGCGAAGCGGAGCCGTTTGTCTAGACTTCCTGAAAtcttgacagacagacaaacctgCCAGTATTGTCCTCAGAAGAGAAACTGTGCTTTATATGAGAG GGTGGTCGATGGTAGCTCTACAGACGTCTGCGAGGATGTTGTGCGTGACTTCCTAGAGCAGGAGACAGGTCACCTGATCCCACCACATCTAAGCTATTTTTCCCattggctgctgctctgctgcctAGAGGCTGCCACCATGGAGGCCAAGAATGGCCGAAAGCGTGTGTGGCTTCAGACGGCTGAAGAGAG TGAGAAGAATGGGAGCTGTGTGGGGAATGTGCAGCTCAGTGGCCCAGTGACCATGCAGTCTGAAGGGGTTTTTCTCCATCGTTTCCAGCGGAGAAGTGTGGTGCCACAGAAGGGTTTGGCCAGCAGTGGTTTGGCCAGCGGGGATCGCATTGTTGTTAGTGACCAGGAAGGTCGCCTGGTTGGTTTGGCAACGGGGTACCTGTCTGAGGTCAGCATGACATCGATCAGCTGCACTCTGGACAG AGACCTGTCTAAGTTCAGTGGTGTATTGTTTCGATTGGACGGTGATGAAGGTGTGGTGGGCCTCAGCACTCACCTCACCAATCTCTCCAGGCTGATGGAAAACTGTCAGGGCAG TGATCATCTGAGGGAGCTGGTTGTTGACCTTCGTCCTCCAGAGTTTATTTCCAACCTCAGTTCTGTTCTGCCGAGAGAGGCCAAGGACACTGTGGCCAACATCCTCAAAG gtctCAACAAACCACAGAAGCAGGCCATGAAGAAAGTGTTGTTATCTAAAGACTACACACTGATTGTTGGGATGCCAGGCACAGGCAAAACCACAACCATCTGCACCCTG GTTCGCATCCTTCACGCATGTGGGTTCAGTGTGTTACTGACCAGCTACACCCACTCTGCTGTTGACAACATCCTGCTGAAGCTAAAGCGCTTCAGGGTTGGGTTTCTGCGTCTTGGGCAGGGGCAGAAG GTTCACCCAGACATCCTGCCTTACACAGAGGAAAGTGCGAGGAAGAGGGAAGTTCATAGTCTGTCAGAGTTGGAGCAGCTTTATAACAAAGAG CTGGTAGTGGCAACCACCTGTATGGGCATCAAGCATCCCATTTTCACACGTCGCCGGTTCGATTTCTGCATCGTAGATGAAGCTTCACAGATCAGCCAGCCTATCTGTCTGGGACCCCTGTTCTATGCCAAGAGGTTTGTCCTGGTTGGAGATCACCAACAGCTGCCACCAATAGTACAAAATCAGGAGGCGAG gTCACTTGGGATGGATGAAAGTCTCTTTAAGCGACTAGAGCTCCATAGTGAAGCTGTGGTCCAACTCAATGTACAGTACCGGATGAATAG GCAGATAATGTCTCTCAGTAACTCCCTGATGTATGAGGGCCGCCTGGAGTGTGGATCAGAGAGGACAGCCACAGCCCTGCTCACCCTGCCctttctgctctctgtccagtcagagctTAGTTCCTACTCTAAGACTCACCCACAGCACGACCTGGCTTGGCTACAGCCCACATTGTTGCCCAGCAACCCTGTTTGCTTCCTGGATTGCTCCATG GTGCCAGCACTAGAGTCTGTGGAGCAGGGGGGCGTAAGCAATCACACCGAGGCTGCTCTCATACACAAGATCCTTTCACTGCTGATAAAG GCAGGGTGTAAGCCCAGTGATATAGGTGTTATCGCCCCCTACAGACAGCAGTTAAAGAGTATCTCTGCTCTGCTGCAGTCCTCTGCTTTCACCGGTGTGGAGGTGAATACAGTGGACAGATACCAAGGACGGGACAAAAGTCTGatcattttttcttttgtgagGAGCACTACAGACGAAGGAAAC TTGGGAGAGCTGTTGAAGGACTGGCGTCGTCTGAACGTAGCCATTACCAGGGCTAAACACAAGCTGCTGATGGTGGGCTCTATCACAACGCTACGACGCTACGCTCCTGTGGAGAAACTACTCAACCATCTCCAGCAAGAGAACATG ATCATCCAGCTCCCACCAGCTGCCCACGAGGCCTTACCAAGCATGTCCTTTTGA